The Zestosphaera sp. genome includes a window with the following:
- a CDS encoding nicotinamidase → MKIGITSRSALVVVDMQNDFCEGGSLPVIGCGSIVSKINDYIKLFSSAGVTVVASRDWHPPNHVSFKTRGGPWPPHCVAGSEGAEFVEGLQLPEGTIVVSKATEPDFEAYSAFNSTPLHYILSVRGVRRLFIAGIATDYCVKETALEGLRLGYEVVVLADAVAGVSEASSEKALKELVGSGAVLAVSEDLEARSG, encoded by the coding sequence TTGAAGATAGGCATCACAAGCAGGTCAGCCCTCGTGGTCGTGGATATGCAGAATGATTTCTGTGAGGGGGGTTCGCTACCGGTGATCGGTTGCGGATCGATCGTCAGCAAAATCAACGACTACATCAAGCTCTTCAGTAGCGCAGGAGTGACTGTAGTGGCGAGTAGGGACTGGCATCCTCCAAATCACGTGTCGTTCAAGACTAGGGGAGGGCCCTGGCCACCGCACTGCGTGGCAGGAAGTGAGGGTGCTGAGTTCGTTGAAGGGCTGCAGCTCCCGGAGGGTACTATAGTGGTTTCTAAAGCGACAGAGCCGGATTTCGAGGCTTACTCCGCCTTCAACTCAACCCCACTGCACTACATACTCAGCGTCAGGGGGGTGAGGAGACTCTTCATCGCAGGCATCGCCACAGATTATTGCGTCAAGGAGACGGCTTTGGAGGGGTTGAGGTTGGGCTACGAGGTCGTGGTGCTTGCGGACGCGGTAGCCGGCGTGAGTGAGGCATCGAGTGAGAAGGCCCTCAAGGAGCTAGTCGGAAGCGGGGCGGTGCTGGCGGTCAGCGAGGACCTTGAGGCGAGGTCGGGCTGA
- a CDS encoding acylphosphatase gives MGKCVRASLRIYGLVQGVFFRSSMREVALGLGLVGWVRNLPDGSVEAVIEGPPKEVEELVKWSHRGPPTAVVEDVKVEYSECLHEFRTFRIRY, from the coding sequence ATGGGTAAGTGCGTGAGAGCAAGTTTAAGGATCTACGGCCTAGTTCAGGGGGTTTTCTTCAGATCCTCAATGCGTGAGGTGGCGTTAGGGCTTGGCTTAGTTGGCTGGGTCCGCAACCTCCCGGACGGGAGTGTGGAGGCGGTCATTGAAGGCCCTCCGAAGGAGGTTGAGGAGCTTGTCAAGTGGTCTCACAGAGGGCCGCCGACCGCGGTCGTGGAGGATGTGAAGGTAGAGTACTCGGAATGCCTCCATGAGTTTAGGACCTTCAGAATAAGGTATTAG
- a CDS encoding RsmB/NOP family class I SAM-dependent RNA methyltransferase yields the protein MCEVLKGLAEHLRSKVRINSRVEGLASRYGYRPYMVSRYVEMFGDFSEVEELLRSFERGLRNVVRCNKLKLNDCRELGERLEALGFTLRTIEWSEGAYEVISEPGRPSIGSTHKHLLGLYYLYRGKASLIPPPTLTPSREDAVGDLAAAPGGKTVHMAQIMGNEGLIVALEPRRDRLSILRNNVERMGVKNAVLLKLDARRADTLFRGYFSKALLDAPCTGEGIIMLDPGRKTRTSLDDLVRQHVKQVEMLRAALNTLKEGGRLLYTTCSIAPEENELVVSEVLESSGDVRTVRLNTPVMLSPPVTDYYGIHMNPQVRLCGRTYPHIHHMEGFFLCMLEKSGE from the coding sequence ATGTGTGAGGTGTTGAAGGGCCTAGCGGAGCACCTCAGGAGCAAGGTTAGGATCAACTCAAGGGTCGAGGGATTGGCTAGTAGGTACGGCTACAGGCCCTACATGGTCAGCAGGTACGTGGAGATGTTCGGTGACTTCAGCGAGGTGGAGGAACTGCTGAGGTCCTTCGAAAGGGGGTTAAGGAACGTCGTTAGGTGTAATAAACTGAAGCTCAACGACTGCCGTGAGTTGGGTGAGAGACTGGAGGCCCTAGGCTTCACCCTCAGAACCATCGAATGGTCCGAAGGGGCGTACGAGGTGATCAGCGAGCCGGGAAGGCCCTCGATAGGCTCTACCCACAAGCATCTGCTGGGCCTCTACTACCTCTATAGGGGTAAGGCGTCGCTCATACCGCCGCCGACACTCACGCCCAGCAGGGAGGACGCAGTAGGGGACTTGGCCGCCGCACCCGGCGGCAAGACAGTCCACATGGCTCAGATCATGGGTAACGAGGGACTCATAGTGGCGCTAGAGCCCCGGAGGGACAGGCTGAGCATCTTGAGGAACAACGTTGAGAGGATGGGTGTTAAGAACGCAGTACTGCTCAAACTCGACGCAAGGAGGGCGGACACCCTCTTCAGGGGCTACTTCAGCAAAGCCCTGCTGGACGCGCCGTGCACGGGGGAGGGGATAATAATGCTGGATCCTGGCAGGAAGACCAGGACATCGCTCGACGATCTGGTGAGGCAACATGTAAAGCAGGTCGAGATGCTTAGAGCCGCTCTAAACACACTTAAGGAGGGCGGCAGGTTGTTGTACACCACATGCTCCATAGCGCCTGAAGAGAACGAACTGGTGGTGAGCGAGGTCCTCGAGAGCAGTGGTGACGTGCGAACAGTGAGGCTCAACACCCCTGTGATGCTCTCGCCGCCCGTGACGGACTACTACGGCATCCACATGAATCCCCAAGTCCGCCTATGCGGGAGGACGTACCCGCACATACACCACATGGAGGGATTCTTCCTGTGCATGCTGGAGAAGTCAGGAGAGTGA
- the cyaB gene encoding class IV adenylate cyclase, which produces MAFISVREYEVKVRVEDLNAVERKLISAGWRLEDFLDEEDRYVSLTHCAGNPARQIALRLRLRKSLISNEISSELTFKGRVTEEGIKAREELTAPLVDPDTVTKILILSGFPIITVSKRRRIYSREGCNVKVYLDEVFGLGSFVEVEVINPASRSDYVSALNEVKELLDLSREENIVKSYLELSLEARRK; this is translated from the coding sequence GTGGCCTTCATTTCGGTCAGGGAGTATGAAGTCAAAGTAAGGGTTGAAGATTTAAATGCCGTTGAAAGGAAGCTGATCTCCGCCGGGTGGAGGCTTGAGGACTTCCTCGACGAGGAGGACAGGTACGTTAGCTTAACACACTGCGCGGGCAACCCCGCGCGCCAGATCGCGTTACGTCTGAGGTTGAGGAAGAGCCTGATAAGCAACGAGATCTCGAGCGAGCTGACCTTCAAAGGCAGGGTGACGGAGGAGGGCATCAAAGCACGTGAGGAGCTGACGGCACCCCTCGTCGACCCGGACACCGTAACTAAGATCCTGATACTCTCGGGCTTCCCCATAATCACGGTCTCTAAGAGGAGGAGGATCTACTCTAGAGAGGGCTGTAATGTTAAAGTGTACCTGGATGAGGTGTTCGGACTCGGGTCATTCGTGGAGGTGGAGGTGATAAACCCAGCGTCAAGGAGTGACTACGTGAGTGCGCTGAACGAGGTTAAGGAACTCCTCGACTTAAGCAGAGAGGAGAACATAGTAAAGTCATACCTTGAGCTAAGTCTTGAGGCGAGGAGGAAGTGA
- a CDS encoding SAM-dependent chlorinase/fluorinase, whose protein sequence is MRRLIAVLTDYGLKDHYAGHLRAVIKKVCPEAEVVDITHSIPKYNITLGAHVLKISRKYFPKGTVFLAVVDPEVGGARRNLLLKTRDYMYVGPDNGILLPAALGDELEAYEILIDKVRLFEVTPTFHGRDVYAPAAAMVACGVRPDSIGSPTPRDTLKQPPLNLSWVEPVKEGLRAKVVHVDDFGNVVTSACGKDLEEALNLRLGDEVIFTMDGREWHGARYVDTFSRVKAGEFAIYEGSYELVEIAKYMGSAADELRGAEVIFRNPALRQPA, encoded by the coding sequence GTGAGGCGATTGATAGCGGTCCTGACTGACTACGGGCTTAAAGACCACTATGCGGGCCATCTGAGGGCAGTCATAAAGAAGGTGTGCCCGGAGGCCGAAGTAGTGGACATAACTCACAGCATACCAAAGTACAACATAACTCTAGGTGCGCACGTACTCAAGATCTCTAGGAAGTACTTCCCCAAAGGCACCGTCTTCCTGGCGGTAGTCGATCCTGAGGTGGGCGGTGCTAGACGTAACCTCCTGCTTAAGACACGGGACTATATGTATGTCGGTCCCGACAACGGTATCCTGCTGCCGGCGGCCTTAGGGGACGAGCTAGAAGCATATGAAATACTTATTGATAAAGTCAGGTTGTTTGAAGTGACCCCTACTTTCCACGGTAGGGACGTCTACGCTCCGGCGGCCGCCATGGTGGCATGCGGGGTTAGACCTGACTCGATAGGGAGCCCCACACCCCGCGACACACTCAAGCAGCCCCCCTTGAATCTCAGCTGGGTGGAGCCCGTCAAGGAGGGTCTTAGGGCTAAGGTGGTTCACGTCGATGACTTCGGCAACGTAGTCACGTCAGCATGTGGGAAAGACCTTGAGGAAGCGCTGAACCTGAGGCTGGGTGATGAAGTGATTTTCACGATGGACGGGCGTGAGTGGCATGGTGCGAGGTACGTCGACACGTTCTCCCGCGTTAAGGCTGGGGAGTTCGCCATTTATGAGGGTAGTTACGAGCTGGTGGAGATCGCTAAGTACATGGGCTCGGCAGCGGACGAGTTGAGGGGTGCTGAAGTCATATTCAGGAACCCCGCACTGCGGCAACCCGCGTGA
- a CDS encoding nicotinamide-nucleotide adenylyltransferase, translated as MVWSDVSRAVFPGRFQPIHLGHLNVIEWVLGRVDELIIAIGTAQESHTVVNPFTAGERVLMIREALRERSVDLSRVYIIPVPDILMNSVWPQYLQMYVPKFRYGVARNPLVLRLFKDAGYDVLIPPPFERGRYSSTAIRKSMLLGDDSWKELVPASVARMIEELGGVERLREVTGIDR; from the coding sequence ATGGTGTGGAGTGACGTGTCCAGAGCGGTCTTTCCAGGCAGGTTCCAACCTATCCACCTAGGGCACCTTAACGTGATTGAGTGGGTGCTCGGCAGGGTGGACGAGCTGATAATAGCGATAGGCACTGCCCAAGAGTCCCACACAGTCGTCAATCCCTTCACAGCTGGGGAAAGGGTCTTGATGATTAGGGAGGCGCTGAGGGAGCGCTCCGTCGATCTCTCAAGAGTCTACATAATCCCGGTGCCGGACATCCTGATGAACTCGGTGTGGCCTCAATACCTTCAGATGTACGTGCCGAAGTTCCGGTACGGCGTAGCCAGAAACCCGCTAGTCCTGAGATTGTTTAAAGACGCTGGGTATGACGTCCTGATACCCCCGCCTTTCGAGAGGGGGAGGTACTCATCCACCGCGATAAGGAAGTCAATGCTCTTAGGCGACGATAGCTGGAAGGAATTGGTACCGGCATCCGTTGCCAGAATGATAGAGGAGCTGGGAGGCGTTGAGAGGTTAAGGGAGGTTACAGGGATAGATAGATGA
- the rtcA gene encoding RNA 3'-terminal phosphate cyclase — protein MIVIDGSYGEGGGQILRLSVALSCITGEDVKVINIRAKRDNPGLRPQHLTSIRAAEQICRAQTEGLSVGSTEIVFRPSTISPSDTLFDVGTAGSITLILQTILPILAFSERRAEIELRGGTDVPWSPPIDYVKHVTTPILRMMGYQVEVEVLRRGHYPKGGGLARVRTLNNPKTFKAINLLERGLLRRVRGVSHCVKLPKDVALRQAESARKYLMDRGVREPIDIGLEFYEPSRDPHLGPGSGIVLWAETEHSVLGGDALGAKGKKAETVGIEAAGKLVQDLSHGVALDRHMSDNIMIYLALSDGPSAVTGAEYSMHAHTALWVLKQFLRLEYEVVGELGKPFKLRIRREAS, from the coding sequence ATGATAGTGATAGACGGGTCCTATGGTGAGGGCGGAGGGCAGATACTCAGACTCTCAGTGGCGCTCTCATGCATAACGGGGGAGGACGTAAAGGTCATAAACATAAGGGCGAAGCGCGATAACCCGGGCCTACGCCCACAACACCTGACCTCCATCAGAGCAGCGGAGCAAATATGCAGAGCGCAGACAGAGGGTTTGAGCGTCGGATCCACTGAGATAGTGTTCAGACCCTCCACCATAAGTCCCAGCGACACTCTATTCGACGTGGGGACCGCCGGCTCGATTACGTTAATCCTTCAGACAATCCTCCCGATACTGGCGTTCAGCGAGAGGCGGGCTGAGATAGAGCTCCGCGGGGGTACGGACGTCCCTTGGTCACCACCCATAGACTATGTGAAGCACGTAACCACACCCATCCTGCGTATGATGGGGTATCAGGTGGAGGTCGAAGTCCTCAGGAGGGGCCACTACCCTAAGGGAGGGGGACTTGCCAGAGTAAGGACCCTCAACAACCCCAAGACATTCAAAGCGATTAACCTGCTTGAGAGGGGTTTGCTGAGAAGGGTTAGGGGTGTATCGCACTGCGTTAAACTGCCTAAAGACGTTGCGTTAAGGCAGGCGGAGAGCGCTAGGAAGTACTTAATGGATAGGGGTGTTAGGGAGCCGATAGATATAGGCCTAGAGTTCTACGAGCCAAGCAGAGACCCCCACTTAGGACCTGGGTCTGGCATAGTGCTCTGGGCGGAGACGGAGCACTCAGTGCTTGGTGGAGACGCCCTAGGGGCTAAAGGTAAGAAGGCCGAGACCGTCGGCATTGAAGCGGCTGGGAAACTCGTGCAGGACCTCAGCCACGGCGTTGCGTTAGACAGGCATATGTCCGACAACATAATGATCTACCTAGCCTTAAGCGACGGACCATCCGCAGTAACAGGCGCTGAGTACAGCATGCACGCACACACAGCTCTATGGGTTCTGAAGCAATTCCTCAGGCTGGAGTACGAGGTTGTGGGAGAGTTGGGCAAGCCGTTCAAACTCAGAATACGTAGGGAAGCCTCCTGA
- a CDS encoding FKBP-type peptidyl-prolyl cis-trans isomerase, giving the protein MAFKSGDMLLVDYAIYIRETGELIETTVESIAKQYKRYEEGRAYGPELVIVGEGRLIKGFEEAVANAEELSRKYEVEVPPGKAYGERSPDKVKVLPARTFLRNNIVPEVGKEVTINESVGRIIAVTGGRVTVDFNHPLAGKTLRVEFTILRKLESPEEQVRYVIRRRLKSINIESLKLALKMEDGVAEVELPKEYRLSENIQVTKYLVSRDLLRWVGGIKEVVFIERYSASEFGGGEASASREETT; this is encoded by the coding sequence ATGGCCTTTAAGAGTGGGGACATGCTGCTGGTGGATTACGCTATATACATAAGAGAGACTGGAGAGCTTATAGAGACGACGGTCGAGTCCATCGCCAAGCAGTATAAGAGATACGAGGAAGGGAGAGCCTACGGGCCGGAGTTGGTTATAGTCGGTGAGGGGAGGTTGATTAAGGGATTCGAGGAGGCCGTGGCTAACGCGGAGGAACTCAGCAGGAAGTATGAGGTAGAGGTCCCGCCTGGCAAGGCATACGGTGAGAGGAGCCCGGATAAAGTCAAAGTCCTCCCGGCCAGAACCTTCCTCAGAAATAACATAGTGCCTGAAGTCGGTAAGGAGGTGACGATAAATGAGAGCGTTGGGAGGATAATAGCGGTGACCGGAGGCAGAGTCACGGTAGACTTCAACCACCCGTTGGCCGGCAAGACTCTACGTGTGGAGTTCACGATACTCAGGAAGCTCGAAAGCCCTGAAGAGCAGGTTAGGTACGTAATCAGGAGGAGGTTGAAGAGCATAAACATAGAGTCTCTGAAGCTAGCCCTGAAGATGGAGGACGGGGTGGCTGAGGTGGAGTTGCCGAAGGAGTACAGGTTGAGTGAGAACATACAAGTGACGAAGTACTTAGTGTCTAGAGACCTGCTGAGGTGGGTAGGGGGAATTAAGGAGGTGGTGTTCATAGAAAGGTACAGTGCCTCCGAATTCGGGGGTGGTGAAGCTAGTGCATCAAGAGAAGAGACAACCTGA
- a CDS encoding translation initiation factor IF-2 subunit gamma — protein MHQEKRQPEVNIGIVGHVDHGKTTLVQALTGIWTGRHSEELKKAMTIKLGYADGDIYECPDAEPNRKYVPQPTCVNAVYRRSVSYVDAPGHEVLMATMLSGAALIDGALLVVAANEPCPQPQTREHFAALNIIGVKNVIVVQNKVDVVSPEKALENYRAIREFLRGTPAENAPVIPVSALHKINVDVLTSAIEKLVPTPERDLASPPLMFIARSFDVNRPGTPPSDLKGGVIGGALLRGVIRVGDEIEIKPGLRVRKGGREVYEPITTEVVSIKFGERSYSEARPGGLVALGTKLDPALTKADSLVGNVCGKADTVPDPVMQVTVEYNLLERVPGTKELLKVEPLKSKEVVMITAGVAVTLASVDTLSRESMTLTLRRPIVTWPGLRVAISRQVLGRWRLVGWGLIK, from the coding sequence GTGCATCAAGAGAAGAGACAACCTGAGGTAAACATAGGTATTGTCGGTCACGTGGACCATGGTAAGACCACCCTCGTCCAGGCCCTGACAGGGATCTGGACCGGCAGACATTCGGAGGAACTCAAGAAGGCGATGACCATAAAACTCGGATACGCGGACGGCGACATATACGAGTGCCCTGACGCCGAACCTAACCGCAAGTACGTCCCTCAACCAACGTGTGTGAACGCCGTCTACAGGAGAAGCGTTTCTTACGTAGATGCTCCAGGACACGAAGTTCTGATGGCGACCATGCTCTCCGGGGCAGCACTCATAGACGGGGCCCTACTGGTCGTCGCCGCTAACGAGCCGTGCCCCCAACCACAGACCAGGGAGCACTTCGCAGCCCTCAACATAATAGGCGTCAAGAACGTGATAGTGGTTCAGAACAAAGTCGACGTAGTGTCCCCTGAGAAAGCGCTGGAGAACTACAGAGCTATTAGGGAGTTTCTAAGGGGAACGCCGGCGGAGAACGCTCCCGTGATACCTGTGAGCGCCCTTCACAAGATAAATGTAGATGTACTCACGTCAGCCATAGAGAAGCTTGTGCCGACCCCCGAGAGGGATCTCGCCTCACCGCCGTTGATGTTTATCGCTCGATCTTTCGACGTTAACAGGCCGGGAACTCCTCCCTCAGACTTGAAGGGGGGAGTCATAGGCGGTGCCTTGCTCAGGGGAGTCATTAGGGTGGGTGATGAGATAGAGATAAAGCCTGGTCTGAGGGTACGTAAGGGAGGTAGGGAGGTTTACGAGCCCATCACCACTGAGGTGGTAAGCATTAAGTTCGGCGAGAGGTCCTACAGCGAGGCCAGGCCTGGCGGCTTAGTGGCGCTTGGGACGAAGCTCGACCCAGCCTTGACTAAGGCCGACAGTCTAGTGGGTAATGTGTGCGGCAAGGCGGACACAGTCCCAGACCCGGTGATGCAGGTCACAGTCGAGTATAATCTTCTTGAGAGAGTTCCCGGAACTAAGGAGCTCCTGAAGGTGGAGCCTCTTAAGTCTAAGGAAGTGGTTATGATAACCGCTGGGGTTGCAGTAACTCTCGCAAGCGTGGACACATTGAGCAGGGAGTCTATGACCTTAACCTTAAGGAGACCGATCGTGACTTGGCCCGGATTGAGGGTCGCGATAAGTAGGCAGGTGTTGGGTCGCTGGAGGCTCGTCGGCTGGGGATTAATCAAGTAA
- a CDS encoding DNA-directed RNA polymerase, which translates to MFRIVTVEDVVRVPPELFGEDLDKVALKQLKERYVGRIDPTLGVIVSVWRVTTEPEGKILPGDGATYHKVVADMVTFYPVSNEVIEGEIVDVKRSGLFVNVGPVDAFAHVSQLADDKLVYDEARDVLVGEATKVTFAKGDVVRGRVVNVSIAQPAHIRIGLTLRQPGLGKLR; encoded by the coding sequence GTGTTCAGGATAGTCACTGTGGAGGATGTGGTCAGAGTGCCGCCGGAGCTCTTCGGAGAGGATCTGGATAAGGTTGCATTAAAGCAACTCAAGGAACGGTACGTGGGGAGGATAGATCCGACTCTCGGGGTGATAGTCTCCGTCTGGAGAGTCACCACAGAGCCTGAGGGTAAGATACTGCCCGGTGACGGAGCCACATACCACAAAGTGGTGGCGGACATGGTGACGTTCTACCCTGTAAGCAATGAGGTGATCGAAGGCGAGATCGTTGACGTGAAGAGGTCTGGTTTATTCGTTAATGTAGGTCCTGTGGACGCGTTCGCTCACGTCAGTCAGTTAGCGGACGATAAGCTGGTGTACGATGAGGCGAGGGACGTCCTGGTCGGCGAGGCGACTAAGGTCACGTTCGCTAAGGGGGACGTCGTCAGGGGCAGGGTTGTTAATGTGTCAATAGCACAACCGGCCCACATAAGGATTGGGCTAACGCTCAGGCAACCGGGTTTAGGAAAGCTAAGGTAG
- the spt4 gene encoding transcription elongation factor subunit Spt4 translates to MRTSATKSRKYLFKACSNCKYLVGRDESKCPNCGGETFTEDWRGVVLILDPERSLVSRHLNIRKEGKYALRLGM, encoded by the coding sequence ATGAGGACGTCAGCGACTAAGAGTAGAAAATATCTGTTTAAGGCATGCAGCAACTGCAAGTACCTGGTAGGTAGGGACGAGTCTAAGTGCCCTAACTGCGGTGGAGAGACCTTCACCGAGGATTGGAGGGGGGTAGTGCTGATATTGGATCCTGAGAGATCGCTGGTCAGCAGACACCTGAACATAAGGAAGGAAGGGAAGTACGCCCTGCGTCTAGGGATGTGA
- a CDS encoding 30S ribosomal protein S24e: MSHTPLRSVAIDQGVIVNVLLEKANRVVGRTEVMGEIIHLGRGTPNRGFLRETLAKLYGRTPDHVVVRYVKGEYGSHRSTFRANVYDSIDRLKFFEPEYLVKRG; the protein is encoded by the coding sequence ATGAGTCACACGCCGCTGAGGTCAGTGGCTATCGACCAAGGAGTGATAGTTAATGTATTGCTGGAGAAGGCTAACAGAGTGGTCGGGAGGACGGAGGTCATGGGTGAGATCATACACCTTGGTAGAGGAACGCCTAACAGAGGTTTTCTCAGAGAGACGCTTGCCAAGCTATACGGTAGGACACCCGACCACGTAGTTGTGAGGTACGTTAAGGGCGAGTACGGCTCTCATCGCTCAACGTTTAGAGCCAACGTATATGACTCCATAGATAGGCTCAAGTTCTTTGAGCCTGAATACCTAGTCAAGAGGGGCTGA
- a CDS encoding 30S ribosomal protein S27ae codes for MAERHKLYEVDPGTGRIKLKRRICPKCGRIMGYYAGSSPRWYCGYCHHVEYVRQT; via the coding sequence TTGGCCGAGAGACACAAGCTATATGAAGTGGATCCAGGAACGGGCAGGATAAAGCTGAAGAGGAGGATATGTCCTAAATGCGGTAGGATTATGGGGTACTACGCGGGATCAAGTCCACGTTGGTACTGTGGCTACTGCCACCACGTCGAGTACGTAAGGCAGACATAG
- the kae1 gene encoding KEOPS complex N(6)-L-threonylcarbamoyladenine synthase Kae1, whose amino-acid sequence MLVLGIESSAHTLGVGIVKDETPHIVADVRFEYRPKVGGIHPKEAAQYFMDNAPRALSKALSYAGVTIRDIDAVAVALGPGMGPCLRVGATLARGIATYFNKPLIPVNHALAHVEVGRMLFQFRDPLVVYLSGGNTLIASFTEGRYRIFGETLDISLGNFLDTLARELGLAPPYVVSGLHQIDRCASEGREFVELPYVVKGQDVSFSGLLTATLRLAKAGGVVLNDLCYSAREIAYSAVIEVSERGVAHTGKKEVLVVGGVASSPILKEKFEVMSAIRKVKLGIVPPQYAVDNGVMIAWTGLLMFKHGVVVKPEEAHVRQRWKLDQVDVLWHA is encoded by the coding sequence ATGCTTGTCTTAGGTATAGAATCCTCCGCACATACCCTGGGGGTCGGGATCGTTAAGGATGAGACCCCGCACATAGTAGCGGACGTCAGGTTCGAATATAGACCTAAGGTAGGCGGCATCCACCCGAAGGAGGCTGCCCAATACTTCATGGACAACGCCCCCCGAGCGCTTAGCAAAGCATTGAGTTACGCAGGGGTGACTATAAGAGACATAGATGCTGTAGCAGTGGCTCTAGGACCGGGCATGGGACCCTGCCTGAGGGTAGGCGCCACCCTAGCCAGGGGGATAGCCACATACTTTAACAAGCCTCTCATCCCGGTTAATCATGCACTAGCACACGTGGAGGTAGGGAGGATGTTATTCCAGTTTAGAGATCCTCTGGTAGTCTACCTATCAGGAGGAAACACACTCATAGCCTCATTCACAGAGGGTAGGTACAGAATTTTCGGAGAGACTCTCGACATATCGCTCGGCAACTTCCTCGACACGTTGGCCCGTGAGCTGGGCCTAGCCCCGCCATACGTGGTCTCGGGACTTCATCAAATTGATCGATGCGCCTCTGAAGGCAGAGAATTCGTAGAACTCCCCTATGTCGTCAAGGGGCAAGACGTCTCGTTTTCCGGTTTGCTTACGGCAACTCTGAGGCTGGCTAAGGCCGGCGGTGTCGTTCTCAATGACTTATGCTACAGTGCTAGGGAAATAGCGTACTCAGCCGTGATTGAGGTGAGTGAGAGGGGCGTAGCCCACACTGGGAAGAAGGAAGTGCTCGTGGTGGGCGGCGTGGCATCCAGCCCAATACTTAAGGAGAAGTTCGAAGTGATGAGCGCAATCAGGAAGGTCAAGTTAGGTATAGTCCCACCGCAGTACGCCGTAGATAATGGCGTCATGATAGCGTGGACCGGGCTCCTCATGTTCAAGCACGGCGTGGTCGTGAAGCCTGAGGAAGCCCACGTGAGGCAGAGGTGGAAGCTTGACCAGGTTGACGTGCTCTGGCATGCCTGA
- a CDS encoding Kae1-associated kinase Bud32 gives MTRLTCSGMPELLALGAEALIVKACYDGMTSIYKVRVGKPYRDHRLDALIVRERSETEAKILAELRLRGLNVPAIYYVDAGEGLIVMEFVEGVLLKDLVSSGASRVSKYLRSLGAMVAKIHEAGIVHGDLTTSNVIVSGEEVFLIDFGLARYSRRLEDLATDIHLFIRAVESTHFGHKEVLLGSFVRGYSDVSGESLTDSLLGKVKEIRLRGRYVEERRVRRGL, from the coding sequence TTGACCAGGTTGACGTGCTCTGGCATGCCTGAGTTGCTAGCGTTGGGTGCCGAAGCACTCATAGTTAAGGCGTGCTACGATGGCATGACCTCAATCTACAAGGTTAGGGTGGGCAAGCCCTACAGGGATCACAGGTTGGACGCCCTGATCGTCAGGGAGAGAAGCGAGACCGAAGCTAAGATACTCGCTGAGCTGAGATTGAGGGGACTTAATGTGCCGGCTATCTACTACGTGGACGCAGGCGAAGGGTTGATAGTGATGGAGTTTGTGGAAGGGGTTCTGCTCAAGGACCTCGTGTCGAGCGGGGCGAGCAGGGTCTCCAAATACCTGCGAAGCTTGGGAGCGATGGTTGCTAAGATTCACGAGGCGGGGATAGTGCACGGCGACCTAACCACCTCGAACGTGATAGTGAGTGGTGAGGAGGTGTTCTTGATAGATTTCGGCCTGGCCAGGTACTCCAGGAGGTTGGAGGACTTGGCCACTGACATACATCTCTTCATAAGGGCTGTGGAGAGCACGCACTTCGGCCACAAGGAGGTCTTGCTGGGGAGCTTTGTAAGAGGGTACAGCGACGTCAGCGGTGAGAGCCTGACGGACTCTTTATTAGGTAAGGTTAAGGAGATAAGGCTTAGGGGGAGGTATGTCGAGGAGAGAAGGGTGCGGAGAGGTCTTTAA